CTATTGAGAGTTTGATTCgtgattcaatttgcatattgccaAAGCAATTTTTTTACAATCGCGAGAAGAAATCTGGAACGGATCATTTCCGATCGGTAGTTCCAGTCTTAACGAGATTTGACCAGTGAGATTTTCCTgtaaaatgatcttgaaattttcgaaaataatcaATGATAATAAAATGGGAAGTTTCTAACGAATAAACGATTCTTttcaacattaacacgttgactaccacgatgagcttccgaattgcttgaaaacgattagaataagaaaattgatattcaaaatatttagtaacgctAGAAGCTAGAGTGTAATGAGTACTGCAGTAccgaaacattaataattatttccaacacTATTCTCCgtcataaaggaataaatcttaaaaCAAACGTTCGAAATTCCCGTGGCAGTCATCGTGCCAAAACATCGATGCAAACACAGTTCACTTCTCAATGAATAAAATTCGTGTCTAATCGCCGAGTACAAAAATCATTTCAAGAATCATTCCCTCCAAAACAGTGCAATCTCCAAGATGTCCCGCGCGAGCAGATGCTAAAGATATTCACCATCCACTCCCACATTCACAACTCGCCCGATACATGAAAGATCGCCGCGATTCCCAGCCTGACTCACCGACCCGGTAAACCGATTCCTCAATTCCGTCTGTCAGTCGCCGAAAAGTAAAACTCGAAGCGTCAATTCCCACTTGGAACACAGAAGTCTCCGAATCGATCGTCCGATCCATGGATCGCTCGACAACATAACCAGTTCCCGAGAGTCTCACGTAAAACCGAGAACAACGCCCACCGatcgccggtcaccggtgaccgtcaCTGGCAGTAGCCGTTCGCACTAAAGGTCCAGTTCTCCGACACGGAAAGTCGCTCAGCCAGCTGCTGCATCGTCGAAAATGTCTGCTGAGGAGGACACCAATGATCAGTTAGCTACCTGGACCAGCGATGACGGTCGAGTCACCTCCTAATGCTTCCTTGATCCGTCCGATTGCCGAGTCTGAAGACGGGACAGGGTCCAGCGGAAGTTCCCCGTCCGAATGGCCCGGCGATCCTGATCCTGCAGCTCCTGCATGGCGACCTCGTAGTCTGGAGGCGGCGAGACAGGATGCGCAGCCGTCTGGAACTGCGACATGCCGTAGAGAACGCCGATTGGCCTCCTCCAGAGGTCATGGCGCCTGTGGCTCTCCTGTTCCAGGTGTCCCTCGCGCCTCCTGCTCTGCGAGGACCCGCTCTCCGTGGAGTTGCTGTCCTCGCTGGTCCCCAGACCAGGGTCCCTGTCCTCGAAGGCAGCTAGACTAGTCGCCGGACTGCCTTGGAGACTCTTGCCAGCCCCGGAGGAGTGGTAGTAAGAGAGACTAGGGTGAGGGATCACGTAGGGCTGCTGTAGTTTAGAGGATAAGTTCTGGGGAAGCTTTCTTTCAGCGTTCTCGGCGTCCACGTCGTCGTTGCAGGACGTGGGGCCGAATAAGGACAGAAGGACAGGCAGCAGGAACATGCCGTGCATGGCTCCGATGAATATCACCAGGAAGACCATCTTGAAGAACACCATGAAGATGTACGTGCCTGCTAGGACTAGAGCTACCAGGCCTAGGATAGTGGATGTGGCGCCTTGGACTATGGGCAGACCCAGGCTGTAGAGACTCTCTCTGACTCTGTCGTCGGGTGTTTTCTGTTTGGAGCTCATGTAAGCGTAGCAGATGTGCGCGGTGAAGTCCACGCTGAAGCCGATGCACATAATCAGGTTGATCATGGAGATGCTGTCCAGGTTCACGTCCCAGAGCGACATGTAACCTGCTACTCCTAGCTCTATGGAGATGATGCAGAAAGCTACCCACAGGCAGCAGAGGACGTTGGGGATGAAGATAAAGCTGATCAGCATCATGATCAGCGCACCGAACACCATGCACTGGATGCTCGTCGGCTTCACCAGCTCGAACTGGTCGAAGAACACGAAGTACGGGTGGAACACGCTCGCGTTCAAAGGCGAGTCTGCGCAGATTTTACGGAGCTCCTTCACCATGTCCTTCTCCTGGTTCGTGCCGCTCACGTTCACCGCCTGGATCATGAACCTGCTGGCTACTATGTGCTCCCCGCTGTCGTCGAACTTCACGTCCAGCGAGTAGCTGGTCGTCGGCCGCAGCCAGTCCTCCTTCAAGGTCTTCAGGAAGCTGTCCTCGCTGCTGATGTTCAGAGCGATCCCCTCGGCGTAGCTCAGGAAGCTGCGCAGCCAGCTCTCCGTGTAGATCGGCGCGCTGCTGATGTACTTGCTCGCTTCTAGAGACCTCGTCAGGTTCTCCATTTGCTCTTGGATCTCCGGGCTGCTGTAGTTGTACTCGCCGCTTACCACCACCTGGAACATTCAAGAGTACGGGGTTTTAGGAGACTTATGCTTGCGAGACGCTGATTTTGACAGTAGACTGATGGGATTCGAAGGAGTAACTTAGAGTTTCATCTTTGGGTATTTGTGTCAGTTGTCATTGAATTTGGCAGCGTTTATGTACCAGGTTTAGGTGATAGACGAAAGACACTACATTTTAGCTATTGTCTTCTTACATGATAGACACTACcttctgaaatatttaagaGATATGCGAATTTGGGAGACTTGTGCTTGGGAGACGCTGATTTTGACAGTAGACTGATGGAATTGGAGGAATTAACTTAGAGTTTCATCATTGGGTATTTGTGTCAGTTGTCACTGAATTTGACAGCGTTTACGTAATTTCAATTGATTAAAGACTATTGTCTTCTTGAATCATagctaaaatattttactttctacAGAGACTTAATCTGATGATCTTAGAAGCTTCTTTAGAATCTACATACTCTCTTTTATTCTTTTCGTAGACACAGGATTTTTTAGGAACAACAAGTACTAAGCAAAATGTGAAGTACAATTGATAGTTCAGTTCGATCCTTCAATCTTTAATTTCCACAATCACTTTAACATTCTACCCCCGACATTGCCAGGACACGTACGACCGAGTATCTTCTCGATCGCGCCATTAGTGACGAGAAAGGATCGTGTGACGCAACGCTTGAACGCCACTTTTCCTCAATTCCATGGTAGCCGGTGCCCTGTAGGAGAAAGTTGTTTGCGCGGATGTGTCGAACGGGGAACGTGACATAATTGCGAGTGCCGGACCGTGCGTCACCGGAGGCTGCTTTCGGTTCCTGGATGAAAGACTTTCCCAGATCTCAGGTTCAGGCTCGGCCATTGCAATTCCCACGCGACCAACCAGACTATTTAACTGATTTTGCCCCACAAAGAATACATTTCGAGAAACTTCGAGAAAATACTCCTCTTTTCCTTACTTCAAATGTCTTCGAAGACGTTTCATCTAATTACATGGGTCACCTTACACTTGAATCGTGTCTAACTGCCAATTAACATTCAGACAGCTGCCTAAAAATAACTATATCCATAATCTCTCCCATTAACTGCAATTGGACTCACTTAACTGATCCTATTAACACGTCCCGTGCCACGGGAATTCCAGTTATATGTTGTTTATCAGTACACtgattttttcaaagaaatgttaacacattgcctaccggtaacgagaaatctcgtttttatatgaagactcttagctatgcaacttcgctaattaccacagcattggaaaaaatataaaatttcattcgaattgattatctatttaaaatatattatataacaatatatctcagtttttctatgtatagtgatataagttgatctcaatgaaaattgccatcacaattcagttttctgaaaattagccggtacgtaTGTTAAGTTACATTCGAGTTCTCGCTGACTTTTACGTATATTTTGACATTATTCCTTCGCGTTTTTGCTGCCTCGCAACGTGTACGGCTATTCTGTGCCATATGTTTCACAAAAAATGGTACACGTGTCACTAAGCtcgtataatattttactatcgacaatttgtaagaaatacaacaaaattttccattccacttcaggtggaaatttcatttgaagataatacattgacaatagcgaaatagttgtttgctttgaacCATGGGTAATgcacaacattgattcttgttaaccCTCCAtaagcccgtgtaactttgaagtcacacatcaatagacggggttaaattgatttatttaattttttattgcaaaacgacgaatgacattaaatgattaatcaacttaaacttttatacacgcagGCGTTTACATTCAACGTCATTGCAACTTCaaggttacaaaatatattggttttaataaaactattaaaactattgaatgcatttttcatttgttcatgtgttgatatctattaatttcatactgcataaattttgttataaccacgaaacaaaattcggcccatagagggttaaattagtttagaaatcttcatcacgagtctcactcgccATTGTAGAGTCATTGtactcaaggggttaaaaatgtcAGAGCTTCTGCATCGACCCAAGAAAAGGCAATATgttgctaagggaaaagtgGCAGGTTAGATTAAAACAATCTAGTGTTACCTGTATCCTGTAAGGGAACTCCCTGAAGTAGTAATCCTGTCTGTCATAAAAGACAATCGAATAAGAATCATTCTTGGAGAGCTTGCGACGATCTAGTCCTTCCTGAAGCGTTGTCAATCCGTAAAGTGCGCCTGCCAGGTAGCAGGCGAATATTAGGATGATTATGACCTTGACAGGTCGACAGTTCAACGCGGTGGCAAGGTAATCGCGGAACCAACTCATGCAACCGTGCTCCGGGTTGTCCACGGGGTTGTACGGGTCATCGGGGTCGATGCCGCCAGTGCACAGTGCTTTGTAGAACCAAGATCGATTCGCTGGAATTATggatattgtttttattataatatatatggaAAGAATCTATAGGTAATTGACACATTGCATACTGGCAAccagaaatctcgtttttctataaagacacttagctatgtaactttgctaattaccacagcattagataaatattcaatttgattaaaattgattatctatttaaaatatattagataataatatgatatttgaattgttcatatatacatagaatgatataaattgatttcgctgaaaatttccatcgttacagttttctgaaaattacccggtacgcaatgtgttaagaatatATTGCGGATTAAAggaagtttcatttgtttcaattttttcttaatgaaaatatattgaatattttgtagattaatatattgtaagaatatattgtagattgaagaaagtttcaatttactttaattttttttaatgaaggtatacattattatttaatgtaactTAGTAAGTGATTTTTAGTCATTTTgattaattcataaattaataataggatTACACTATTTTTGGTAACTATAACCAATTTATTGCCcattaatttgaattaattggaTTATcttataattgatattaatgaaCAAGTAAATAATCACATGAAAATTCATTCAAGTGACTATGATAATTATAACAGACTGGAACtcttcattaaaattcaaatttttcagaatacaTTTAGAACAATTAGTTATAATtggaaatcatttttcttaaggagttttatatatcttctcGTATCGTGTGCATCCTATGCAAATTTATGTCTAGCCCTTATCATTTATTCCACAGTTCGATACATGTGTTTCGCGACTCATCGATTGGACCTTGAAACCGAAAATGGTGAAAATGCACCGGTGAGATCATCTCGCGGTTAGAACAATGCTTGCAAATATGACGATTGTTCGAGTATTTAATGACATGGAGATACGGACCACGAATATTAATGAGCAGGAAGATGAGAACAAAGATCAGGGTCACTGACCTTAGAAAGTCTTACTACAgagtctaagaaatgttatctCAAGTTGTATAAAATGTTTCTCTTCTGCAAACTACCATTTCTAAAAGAGTAAAtagatttcttcaaatttcactTTTGATGAACCAtcattttccaaatattcaatgcaTAAATAATTGTTAGCAATTTTAAATTAGTAAACCAGAGAAATATGATGATTCATGTTCCCAGTGTTAATTTCAGTTGTATATTACTCAAACTATGTTATTAACGTTAtgcagaatattgaaaaatattttagagattatttattattgtttaatccTTTAG
The window above is part of the Nomia melanderi isolate GNS246 chromosome 2, iyNomMela1, whole genome shotgun sequence genome. Proteins encoded here:
- the Ptr gene encoding patched domain-containing protein isoform X2, giving the protein MLHPDTWQILLLPVYFGGSVLNEDKQIESVPSMQLAYFLTADNPRQDAIGAAWEEAFLDALKKVEDEGMFKHIATARFASRTLELELEENTKTIVPYFSSTFVLMALFSVVTCMMTDWVRSKPWLGLLGNVSAAMATVAAFGMCIYIGVDFIGLNLAAPFLMIGIGIDDTFVMLAAWRRTSIMKPVPERMAATLSEAAVSITITSLTDMISFFIGILSPFPSVQIFCIYSGFAVVFTFVFHLTFFTGCLAISGYCEQKNLHSIVCCKVQPLSKSTNRSWFYKALCTGGIDPDDPYNPVDNPEHGCMSWFRDYLATALNCRPVKVIIILIFACYLAGALYGLTTLQEGLDRRKLSKNDSYSIVFYDRQDYYFREFPYRIQVVVSGEYNYSSPEIQEQMENLTRSLEASKYISSAPIYTESWLRSFLSYAEGIALNISSEDSFLKTLKEDWLRPTTSYSLDVKFDDSGEHIVASRFMIQAVNVSGTNQEKDMVKELRKICADSPLNASVFHPYFVFFDQFELVKPTSIQCMVFGALIMMLISFIFIPNVLCCLWVAFCIISIELGVAGYMSLWDVNLDSISMINLIMCIGFSVDFTAHICYAYMSSKQKTPDDRVRESLYSLGLPIVQGATSTILGLVALVLAGTYIFMVFFKMVFLVIFIGAMHGMFLLPVLLSLFGPTSCNDDVDAENAERKLPQNLSSKLQQPYVIPHPSLSYYHSSGAGKSLQGSPATSLAAFEDRDPGLGTSEDSNSTESGSSQSRRREGHLEQESHRRHDLWRRPIGVLYGMSQFQTAAHPVSPPPDYEVAMQELQDQDRRAIRTGNFRWTLSRLQTRQSDGSRKH
- the Ptr gene encoding patched domain-containing protein isoform X1, with translation MWKNLTCVDDFLNRAFHKLGLVVGHHPGYFVVIPVLVACICFTGYQRINYEIDPEYLFSPTNGPSKTERAIVEQYFKVNYTSQFSLGRITRPGRFGHVIITSKDGEENLLRSAVFDELIQLDNIIKSAHATYEGEVFTYKQICARWLDECFANDILSLHYIIKDVESKELRLTFPLMLHPDTWQILLLPVYFGGSVLNEDKQIESVPSMQLAYFLTADNPRQDAIGAAWEEAFLDALKKVEDEGMFKHIATARFASRTLELELEENTKTIVPYFSSTFVLMALFSVVTCMMTDWVRSKPWLGLLGNVSAAMATVAAFGMCIYIGVDFIGLNLAAPFLMIGIGIDDTFVMLAAWRRTSIMKPVPERMAATLSEAAVSITITSLTDMISFFIGILSPFPSVQIFCIYSGFAVVFTFVFHLTFFTGCLAISGYCEQKNLHSIVCCKVQPLSKSTNRSWFYKALCTGGIDPDDPYNPVDNPEHGCMSWFRDYLATALNCRPVKVIIILIFACYLAGALYGLTTLQEGLDRRKLSKNDSYSIVFYDRQDYYFREFPYRIQVVVSGEYNYSSPEIQEQMENLTRSLEASKYISSAPIYTESWLRSFLSYAEGIALNISSEDSFLKTLKEDWLRPTTSYSLDVKFDDSGEHIVASRFMIQAVNVSGTNQEKDMVKELRKICADSPLNASVFHPYFVFFDQFELVKPTSIQCMVFGALIMMLISFIFIPNVLCCLWVAFCIISIELGVAGYMSLWDVNLDSISMINLIMCIGFSVDFTAHICYAYMSSKQKTPDDRVRESLYSLGLPIVQGATSTILGLVALVLAGTYIFMVFFKMVFLVIFIGAMHGMFLLPVLLSLFGPTSCNDDVDAENAERKLPQNLSSKLQQPYVIPHPSLSYYHSSGAGKSLQGSPATSLAAFEDRDPGLGTSEDSNSTESGSSQSRRREGHLEQESHRRHDLWRRPIGVLYGMSQFQTAAHPVSPPPDYEVAMQELQDQDRRAIRTGNFRWTLSRLQTRQSDGSRKH